The segment CGAACTGTGGTCGCTCAGTAGCGACGGATGGTGGTGAGGTTCCATGCCTTGACACGGTCGCGCTTCACCGGCACGCCCTCGGTCGACGAGTGCACGAACATGCCGTTGCCCGCGTAGATGCCGGCGTGGCTGCCACCGTTGAAGATCAGGATGTCGCCGGGACGGGCCGCTGCCAGCGACGCGACGGGGGTGCCGCCGCCCATCTGGCCGTAGCTGTCGCGCGGGATGATCTTGCCTGCCTGCTTGTAGGCCCACGAGGTGAGGCCCGAGCAGTCGAAAGCGTTGGGGCCGGCGGCGCCGTACACGTAGGGCGAGCCGATCTTGGACTCAGCGGCGCGCAGTGCCTTCTTGGCGCGGACCTGCTGCTTGGTGCCCATGTCGAACTGCGGAACGC is part of the Gordonia phthalatica genome and harbors:
- a CDS encoding C40 family peptidase; amino-acid sequence: MAKHRLEQPAVGQKAAKSALIAGSIAIGGSLAFAAAPADAAPVTIPNVGTFDIPGLPPNAVPKAPSVPQFDMGTKQQVRAKKALRAAESKIGSPYVYGAAGPNAFDCSGLTSWAYKQAGKIIPRDSYGQMGGGTPVASLAAARPGDILIFNGGSHAGIYAGNGMFVHSSTEGVPVKRDRVKAWNLTTIRRY